Proteins encoded together in one Impatiens glandulifera chromosome 1, dImpGla2.1, whole genome shotgun sequence window:
- the LOC124932654 gene encoding uncharacterized protein LOC124932654, whose protein sequence is MASLYVCRVCAANMAHPGDFEYCYTLKGITGGVFQNLTNFHLDDDPRMDYQTIGDHKVTNVHCNTCNSLLGFKFIEVPIYEGGPCKEDFFIPLNTLFMYDGHHFLDAQTEELIIG, encoded by the exons ATGGCGAGTTTGTATGTCTGCCGTGTGTGTGCCGCTAATATGGCTCATCCAGGTGACTTCGAATATTGCTATACg CTCAAAGGGATCACCGGCGGCGTCTTCCAGAATCT aACCAACTTTCATCTGGATGACGATCCTCGTATGGATTATCAGACAATTGGAGATCACAAAGTTACAAATGTTCACTGCAATACCTGCAACTCTCTTTTGGGCTTCAAATTC ATTGAAGTCCCGATCTATGAGGGTGGACCGTGTAAAGAGGATTTCTTTATTCCTTT GAATACTCTGTTCATGTATGACGGCCACCATTTCCTTGATGCTCAAACTGAAGAGCTAATAATAGGATAG